The nucleotide window CCTATGTCCATCAGAACCTTATTTTCAGGTATCTACAGAACGTAAGTTTCATCCTTTCATATTTTCTGCATTTGTCACATGATCTGATGGTTGTGGTTCTTGCGAGTTGCAAATGTGATAGACTTCATGCTTTTATAATACATTACCTAGCCAAGTTATCTAGCTAGCAATCTCCTCAAAAATAATcacagcctctctccctcttctccctgcaGCGCTCTCGTATCCAGGTGTGGCTGTATGAACAGGTGAACATGCGGATAGAAGGCTGCATCATCGTAAGTGATCATCCTTCGGTATTTCCTCCTTTATTCTCTTAGCCAAAGCACCTGAAACTACACCAGGGCTGCTGACACCTAGCAAGATGTGTAGTTGAAAGCaacaaacctctctctctcagggctttGATGAATACATGAACCTGGTTCTGGATGATGCTGAGGAGGTTCACATGAAGACCAAGAACAGGAAGCCCTTGGGTAAGTcagcgtgtgtgtgcacgtggcTGTGATGCTGCATTCATAACAAGTGGGAAACTTGGAAAAATACTAATTGTAAGCTGGGAACAAATTGTGTGTGTTTTGAAAACAAATGATCGTTTTCAAAAACCAtattaaaaaatgttttgttgcctcccgagtggctcagcggtctaaggctacagtgcaagaggcgtcactacagacctgggttcaatcccgggctctatcacaaccggtcgtgattgggagtcccatagggcggagcacaattggaccagagttgtccgggttaggggagggtttggccggggtaggccgtcattgtaaataagaatttgttcttatctgacttgtctagttaaataaaatgtaaatgctGAAAATGCTGTTATTGAGTATATTGCCTTATGCCTCAATCATACCTACAGCGTCATTACGCAAaatggtacgcagcatcatctggatatgtgtgcaacaaaacttcaatattcaccttctgctaccatttctgtcaagctgtctacgcatacagtttgacgcatacaTTTGATAAATCCAATGTATGCACCACacaacgcactgcaactgcctctgcaatgtTGCAAGGCCAACGCAGCATTCctttggaaatgaatgtacttcttgtgtaccaaaatgcaataaTGCTGTCGGTGGAATCGAGGCGCTAGTCTGTGAAGTCAGGGTTCAGCATGTGGGAGAGGTCGGAGCTCAGCGACTATAGGCGAGTGTCCCACTAGTTATTACCAGTTGGAGGGACATTCAAGTTGATTTTTCCAAACGGGTTGTTTCTGGGCCCAGTTTCCCAATATATAATTTAGGCTTctttttttgttctaccttgttattttttgtatttcattgttaatgattactgcattgttgggtttagggCTTGCAacaaaagcatttcactgtacttttgCATGTGACTGAAAAACATGAGTTTTAATGATGCACCTTTCCTTACAAAGGCCAAATATGTAACATGCCTTTCCCAAAACACCACACGGGAGAACAGTCACTAAGTGCTTTGTTGGAGCGTGTGTCAATACTTATAGGATCAAAAGAAAGGCAGTGCTGCCCTCGGATCAGTGTTCCCAATTCTAATCTTGccttaacattataattatttcaAAATACTGACGATGGATCAGCTCCTGGAGCGGTATTTCCACCTACAGCTGCAAATAGAggcggcttattctaatgcttacccgATTAAAAATGCACTAAATTACTCATTTGGCACATGATTGCGCACGTTAGGCGtcacatcatgaaatatattgagacaaattacagaccGTAGCCTAAAAGTAGAAAACTATAACTACATTtattgaacatgaaatgtatttcaatatgattgaaatgggcctatagcctactgtatt belongs to Salvelinus namaycush isolate Seneca chromosome 20, SaNama_1.0, whole genome shotgun sequence and includes:
- the snrpe gene encoding small nuclear ribonucleoprotein E, whose translation is MAYRGQGQKVQKVMVQPINLIFRYLQNRSRIQVWLYEQVNMRIEGCIIGFDEYMNLVLDDAEEVHMKTKNRKPLGRIMLKGDNITLLQSVAT